One Serinicoccus chungangensis genomic window carries:
- the narJ gene encoding nitrate reductase molybdenum cofactor assembly chaperone gives MMPWRRHRRSSPRFDARAQADAWQLCSLLLDYPREDLPRHLAALREVAGGLPPSAGEPLSRFLEHAEAVGLSELQRDYVDTFDVTRKCALHLTYFLHGDTRNRGVALVQFKQLYRQHGVELGDADAELPDYLPVVLEFGATVAPDTAWKVLNDHRVGIELLRRALDRRGSPWLDVVAALRATLPDLDGDDEQALARLIAQGPPQETVGIDDAPYAMDPALDGLRTPPTDGCAPPGSAPHTPQSLGSTIPVGAPR, from the coding sequence ATGATGCCCTGGCGGCGCCACCGGCGCAGCAGCCCCCGGTTCGACGCGCGCGCGCAGGCCGACGCCTGGCAGCTGTGCTCACTGTTGCTGGACTACCCCCGCGAGGACCTGCCCAGGCACCTGGCGGCGCTCCGGGAGGTGGCCGGAGGCCTGCCGCCGTCGGCCGGTGAGCCGCTGAGCCGGTTCCTCGAGCACGCGGAGGCCGTCGGCCTGTCCGAGCTGCAGCGCGACTACGTCGACACCTTCGACGTCACCCGCAAGTGCGCCCTGCACCTGACCTACTTCCTGCACGGGGACACCCGCAACCGGGGCGTGGCACTGGTGCAGTTCAAGCAGCTCTACCGCCAGCACGGGGTCGAGCTGGGCGACGCCGATGCGGAGCTTCCTGACTACCTGCCCGTCGTGCTGGAGTTCGGCGCGACCGTTGCCCCCGACACGGCCTGGAAGGTCCTCAACGACCATCGGGTCGGCATCGAGCTCCTCCGGCGGGCCCTGGACCGGCGCGGCTCACCCTGGTTGGACGTGGTCGCGGCCCTTCGGGCCACCCTGCCCGACCTCGACGGCGACGACGAGCAGGCCCTCGCGCGGCTCATCGCCCAAGGACCGCCGCAGGAGACGGTCGGGATCGACGACGCGCCCTACGCCATGGACCCCGCCCTCGACGGCCTGCGCACACCTCCGACCGACGGGTGCGCGCCCCCCGGCAGCGCACCGCACACCCCCCAGTCTCTCGGCTCGACCATCCCCGTAGGAGCCCCCCGATGA